The proteins below come from a single Argentina anserina chromosome 1, drPotAnse1.1, whole genome shotgun sequence genomic window:
- the LOC126803938 gene encoding uncharacterized protein LOC126803938 — MARKEVHDEWLVAVLDTIDEGWRQPIIQYLTDPSAPVDKRVRYFATNYVLRGGELLRRAEDGLYLRCIYGAEAKRFLREVHCGNCGSHQAGPKMRWLIRRYGLYWPTMLKDCISFAHGCIECQMHGPVQHVPDVPLQTIIKPWPGHGWALDFIGEIHPNSSLQHKHILLATDFFPKWVETIPVKTTSLKVITDFIFKYVITSPYYAQANGQEEASNRVILSILKRMLDANPRSWHIELDHTLWAYRTSKRTPTGTTPYALMYGHDAVLPMEINVQSLRVREQHQLIGEDYVQAMFQEHEDLDLCRMEALDSLIAEKKKIARLYDKRTRGRSFGVGDLVWKVCLPFGERVHGRGKWSAKWECPYVIDRVMGKGAYYLRDTDGNAHRNPMNGRHLKKYFPSVWEYEDPPTAVRAI, encoded by the exons ATGGCAAGGAAGGAGGTTCACGATGAATGGTTGGTTGCTGTTCTTGATACTATTGATGAAGGTTGGCGGCAACCGATTATCCAATACCTCACTGATCCTTCTGCACCGGTGGACAAGAGGGTTAGATATTTTGCTACTAACTACGTCCTTCGAGGCGGTGAACTATTGCGCAGGGCAGAAGATGGCTTGTACCTACGATGCATCTATGGAGCTGAGGCTAAGAGGTTCTTGCGAGAGGTTCATTGTGGCAATTGTGGTTCTCACCAAGCCGGTCCAAAGATGCGTTGGCTCATTCGCCGATATGGTTTGTATTGGCCTACCATGCTCAAGGACTGCATCAGCTTCGCACATGGTTGCATCGAGTGTCAAATGCATGGGCCAGTCCAGCATGTGCCTGACGTTCCTCTACAAACTATCATTAAACCTTGGCCGGGTCATGGCTGGGCTTTAGACTTTATTGGGGAGATCCACCCCAATTCTTCCTTGCAGCACAAGCACATTCTCTTGGCTACAGATTTCTTCCCCAAATGGGTCGAGACCATACCAGTCAAGACAACATCTTTAAAGGTGATCACAGACTTCATCTTCAAATATGTTATCACCAG TCCTTATTATGCTCAAGCGAATGGCCAGGAAGAAGCTAGCAACCGCGTCATTCTGTCTATACTTAAGCGAATGTTGGATGCAAATCCCCGATCGTGGCATATAGAGTTGGATCACACATTGTGGGCTTATAGAACTTCCAAGCGTACTCCAACTGGTACTACCCCCTATGCGTTGATGTATGGACATGATGCGGTCCTTCCTATGGAAATTAATGTTCAGTCGCTGCGGGTTCGCGAACAGCACCAGTTGATTGGGGAGGACTATGTTCAGGCTATGTTTCAAGAACATGAGGACTTGGACCTTTGCCGGATGGAAGCTCTTGATAGCCTTATTgccgaaaagaaaaagatagcaCGACTTTACGACAAACGCACGCGAGGACGCAGCTTTGGAGTGGGGGACTTGGTTTGGAAAGTTTGTTTGCCTTTTGGTGAACGAGTTCATGGTCGCGGTAAATGGTCTGCCAAATGGGAATGTCCTTATGTGATTGATCGAGTAATGGGCAAAGGCGCCTACTACCTTCGCGACACTGACGGGAATGCTCATCGAAATCCCATGAATGGTCGCCATCTTAAGAAGTACTTTCCTAGTGTTTGGGAATATGAAGATCCACCGACTGCGGTGCGAGCAATATAG